The following coding sequences are from one Ochotona princeps isolate mOchPri1 chromosome 8, mOchPri1.hap1, whole genome shotgun sequence window:
- the MRPL53 gene encoding large ribosomal subunit protein mL53, with amino-acid sequence MAAALARLGLRGVKQVRVQFCPFEKNVESTRAFLQAVSSEKVRSTNLNCSVVADVRHDGSEPCVHVLFGDGHRLIMRGAHLTAVEMLTAFASHVQARGAAEGGDKLGAGGGR; translated from the exons ATGGCGGCGGCCTTGGCTCGGCTCGGGCTCCGGGGCGTGAAGCAGGTTCGGGTTCAGTTCTGTCCCTTCGAGAAGAACGTGGAGTCGACGAG GGCGTTCCTTCAGGCGGTGAGCAGCGAAAAGGTCCGCTCCACCAATCTCAACTGCTCGGTGGTTGCGGACGTGAGGCACGACGGCTCGGAGCCCTGCGTGCACGTACTGTTCG GAGACGGGCATCGCCTGATCATGCGTGGTGCCCACCTCACCGCCGTGGAGATGCTCACCGCCTTCGCCTCCCACGTCCAGGCCCGGGGAGCAGCAGAGGGCGGGGACAAACTTGGGGCAGGTGGCGGGCGCTGA
- the MOGS gene encoding mannosyl-oligosaccharide glucosidase: MARGERRRRAAPAEGKRPAERATRGIPERRGGGAPGTPGRAALAIVVLLLALGLSGRWMLAWYRMRRAVTLHSAPPALPPDSSSPAVAPDLFWGTYRPQVYFGMKTRSSQPLLTGLMWAQQGATPGTPKLRHTCEQGDGVGPYGWEFHDGLSFGRQHIQDGALRLTTEFVKRPGGQHGGDWSWRVTVEPQASGTSALPLVSLFFYVVTDGKEVLVPEAGAKGTLKFISGHTSELGDFRFTLLPPTSPGDSTPKYGSYNVFWSSNPGLPLLTELVKSRLNGWFQHRPPGGPPERYLGLPGTLKWEDRGPRGQGQGQGQFLIQQVTLQVPFSVELVFESGSARAAGMPAPERLAGNLLTQALEGHAEAFSKRFEKTFRLKEKGLSTSEQALGQAALSGLLGGIGYFYGQGLVLPDLGSEGSEPQVDPALFPPVPLFTAVPSRSFFPRGFLWDEGFHQLVVQRWDPRLTREALGHWLGLLNADGWIGREQILGEEARARVPPEFLVQRAAHANPPTLLLPVAHMLSSGDPADLAFLQSAFPRLWAWFSWLRQSQAGPVPLSYRWRGRDSALPTLLNPKTLPSGLDDYPRASHPSTAERHLDLRCWVALGARVLAQLAEQLGEVEAAAELGPLAVELEAEDSLNELHWAPELGVFADFGNHTKAVQLKPRPPQGLVRVVGRPQPHLQYVDALGYVTLFPLLLRLLDPRSSHLGPLLDVVADSRHLWSPFGLRSLAASSSFYGQRNSEHDPPYWRGAVWLNINYLALGALHHYGQLEGPHQARAAKLHSELRANVVGNVWRQYQATGFLWEQYSDRDGRGMGCRPFHGWTSLVLLIMAEDY, translated from the exons ATGGCTCGGGGCGAGCGGCGGCGCCGCGCCGCGCCGGCGGAGGGGAAGCGCCCCGCCGAGAGGGCGACCCGGGGTATCCCCGAACGGCGGGGCGGCGGGGCCCCTGGCACCCCAGGGCGAGCGGCCTTGGCCATCGTTGTCCTGCTCTTGGCCCTGGGACTGTCGGGGCGCTGGATGCTGGCTTGGTACCGCATGCGACGGGCGGTCACGCTGCACTCCGCACCCCCAGCGCTGCCCCCTGACTCCTCCAGCCCCGCTGTAGCCCCGGACCTCTTCTGGGGCACCTACCGCCCACAGGTCTACTTCGGCATGAAGACTCGCAGTTCGCAACCGCTGCTCACCG GACTGATGTGGGCGCAGCAGGGCGCCACCCCAGGGACCCCTAAGCTCAGGCACACGTGTGAGCAGGGGGACGGCGTGGGTCCCTATGGCTGGGAGTTCCACGACGGCCTCTCCTTCGGTCGGCAGCACATCCAGGATGGGGCTTTAAGGCTCACCACTGAGTTCGTCAAGAGGCCCGGGGGTCAGCACGGAGGGGACTGGAGCTGGAGAGTGACTGTAGAGCCTCAG GCCTCGGGCACCTCTGCCCTCCCTTTGGTTTCCCTGTTCTTCTATGTGGTGACAGATGGCAAGGAAGTCCTTGTCCCAGAGGCCGGGGCCAAGGGCACGTTGAAGTTCATCAGTGGGCACACCAGTGAACTTGGCGACTTTCGCTTTACACTTCTGCCACCAACCAGTCCAGGGGACAGCACCCCCAAGTATGGCAG CTACAATGTCTTCTGGTCCTCCAACCCAGGACTGCCCCTGCTGACGGAACTGGTGAAGAGTCGCCTGAACGGCTGGTTTCAGCATCGGCCCCCGGGGGGCCCGCCTGAACGCTACCTGGGCTTGCCGGGTACTCTGAAGTGGGAAGATAGAGGCCCAAGGGGGCAAGGACAGGGACAGGGTCAGTTCTTGATTCAGCAGGTGACGCTACAAGTCCCCTTTTCTGTGGAGTTGGTGTTTGAGTCAGGCAGTGCCCGGGCAGCAGGGATGCCAGCTCCAGAGAGGCTGGCAGGCAACTTGCTGACCCAGGCCCTGGAGGGCCATGCGGAAGCCTTCAGCAAGCGCTTTGAAAAGACTTTCCGACTCAAGGAGAAGGGCTTGAGCACTAGTGAacaggctctgggccaggctgccctCAGTGGCCTCCTGGGGGGAATCGGCTACTTCTACGGGCAGGGCCTGGTGCTGCCTGACCTGGGGTCAGAAGGCTCTGAGCCGCAGGTGGATCCTGCCCTCTTCCCTCCTGTTCCCCTGTTCACAGCAGTGCCCTCCCGGTCTTTCTTCCCCCGGGGCTTCCTCTGGGATGAGGGCTTTCATCAGCTGGTGGTCCAGCGCTGGGATCCCCGCCTTACTCGGGAAGCTCTGGGCCATTGGCTGGGGCTGCTCAATGCCGATGGCTGGATCGGTCGGGAGCAGATCCTCGGGGAGGAGGCCCGAGCCCGAGTGCCCCCAGAGTTCCTGGTGCAGAGGGCAGCCCATGCCAACCCCCCAACTCTGCTCTTGCCTGTCGCCCACATGCTCTCCAGTGGCGACCCAGCTGATCTGGCCTTCCTTCAGAGTGCCTTTCCCCGCTTGTGGGCCTGGTTCTCCTGGTTgcggcagagccaggctggaccagtgcCACTCTCATACCGCTGGCGGGGCAGGgactcagccctgcccaccctgctAAACCCCAAGACACTGCCCTCGGGGCTGGATGACTACCCCAGGGCCTCACACCCTTCCACAGCTGAGCGGCACCTGGACCTGCGCTGCTGGGTGGCGCTGGGCGCCCGTGTGCTGGCCCAGCTGGCGGAGCAGCTAGGGGAGGTGGAGGCAGCTGCTGAGCTTGGCCCACTGGCTGTTGAGCTGGAGGCCGAAGACAGCCTGAATgagctgcactgggccccagagctGGGTGTCTTTGCGGACTTTGGGAACCACACAAAAGCTGTACAGCTCAAGCCTAGACCCCCTCAGGGACTGGTTCGTGTAGTGGGTCGGCCCCAGCCTCACTTGCAGTACGTGGACGCCCTGGGCTATGTCACTCTTTTCCCCTTGCTGCTGCGACTGCTGGACCCTAGGTCATCCCACCTCGGGCCCCTGCTGGACGTTGTAGCTGACAGCCGCCACCTCTGGAGCCCCTTTGGCTTGCGCTCCTTGGCGGCCTCCAGCTCCTTTTATGGGCAGCGGAATTCAGAGCATGACCCACCCTACTGGCGGGGGGCTGTGTGGCTCAACATCAACTACCTGGCCTTGGGAGCACTCCACCACTATGGGCAACTGGAGGGTCCGCATCAGGCCAGGGCTGCCAAGCTTCACAGTGAGCTCCGTGCCAACGTGGTGGGCAATGTGTGGCGGCAGTATCAGGCTACAGGTTTCCTGTGGGAACAGTACAGTGACCGGGATGGGCGGGGCATGGGCTGCCGCCCTTTCCACGGCTGGACTAGCCTTGTCTTGTTGATCATGGCTGAAGACTACTGA
- the WBP1 gene encoding WW domain-binding protein 1, which translates to MARASGGNSSEEAWGALRAPQQQPRELCPGVNNQPYLCESGHCCGETGCCTYYYELWWFWLLWTVLILFSCCCAFRHRRAKLRLQQQQRQREINLLAYHGAYHGAGPVPSSSLLDLRLLSAFKPPAYEDVVQRPGTPPPPYTVVPGRPLTASSDCTCPSSASSCPAHCVGMTLEGVSSHHSAPPHQEGEPRAGASPAHTPPLCRYRRLTGDSGIELCPCPDSSEGEPSKEEGRVSTTLPDLEDHSACALPPETTPQVPPMGLISSEGDIL; encoded by the exons ATGGCTCGCGCCAGCGGCGGAAACAGCAGCGAGGAGGCCTGGGGGGCACTTCGGGCGCCGCAACAGCAG CCTCGTGAGCTGTGTCCGGGAGTGAACAACCAGCCCTACCTCTGTGAGAGCGGCCACTGCTGCGGGGAGACTGGCTGCTGCACTTACTACTATGAGCTCTGGT ggttctggctgctctggaCTGTCCTCATCCTCTTTAGCTGCTGTTGCGCTTTCCGCCACCGACGAGCTAAACTTcggctgcagcaacagcagcggcagcGGGAGATCAACTTGTTGGCCTACCATGGGGCATACCACGGCGCTGGGCCagtcccttccagctcactgcttgacCTTC GCCTCCTCAGCGCCTTCAAGCCCCCAGCCTATGAAGACGTGGTTCAACGCCCAGGCACCCCACCACCTCCTTATACTGTGGTCCCAGGTCGCCCCTTGACTGCCTCCAGTGACTGTACCTGCCCTTCCTCAGCGTCTAGCTGTCCTGCGCACTGCGTGGGGATGACCCTGGAGGGTGTCTCCTCCCACCACAGTGCCCCCCCTCACCAAGAGGGTGAGCCTAGGGCCGGGGCAAGCCCAGCCCACACACCCCCCTTGTGCCGCTATCGGCGCCTGACTGGTGACTCGGGGATAGAGCTCTGCCCTTGTCCTGACTCCAGTGAGGGCGAGCCCAGCAAGGAAGAGGGGAGGGTGAGCACTACCCTGCCAGATCTGGAGGACCACTCTGCTTGTGCACTGCCCCCTGAGACCACACCCCAGGTCCCTCCCATGGGGCTGATTTCTAGTGAAGGGGACATCCTATGA